In a single window of the Hydrogenobaculum sp. 3684 genome:
- the argS gene encoding arginine--tRNA ligase, which yields MKQLIKEIIKKTVKNLYNVEIEPQIQLPKEESYGDFASNVAFILSKTLKQKPQDIAITIADNLKNLPYFEKVEALNGFVNMKLSSAFYEELLFEFLENPINYIKDDAIFEAFGIKKEDEINLEYVSANPTGPLHLGHGRGAVIGDVLYRLFRFFDIKVDREYYINDAGNQVNLLAKSVMHYINQDLYPFPEDGYKGDYIKDIAEAFLKEHNKSDINLESVKDFAISKMMEDIKNTLKILNVEFDIYFSEKTLKDKVEKVLELLKEKNLIEEKDGAIWFKSKDEDKDRVLRKSDGSYTYFASDIAYHLDKYQRGYKKAIDLWGADHHGYIPRLKAALEALDIPQDWLSVELFQIVKLFENGQEVRMSKRTGKMLKLIDVIEDIGADNLRFMFLTKKADTPLDIDINLVKAQNSENPVFYVQYAYARTMGIKRQLKEPFVFGFYKDKYTYEEEELDLIKRILSSKDVLFEGVIKKDPSLVVKLSLDIAKSFHKFYNTHKVITSDEITTKKRISLVYATQKIFDIIFDILNIKAPEMM from the coding sequence ATGAAACAACTAATAAAAGAAATTATTAAAAAAACCGTTAAAAATTTGTACAATGTTGAGATAGAACCCCAGATACAGCTTCCAAAAGAAGAATCTTACGGAGATTTTGCCTCAAACGTAGCTTTTATACTCTCAAAAACCCTAAAACAAAAACCTCAGGATATAGCAATAACTATCGCAGATAACCTAAAAAACCTCCCTTACTTTGAAAAAGTAGAAGCGCTAAATGGCTTTGTAAATATGAAACTATCAAGTGCATTTTACGAGGAACTTTTATTTGAGTTTTTAGAAAATCCTATAAACTATATAAAAGACGATGCTATTTTTGAGGCTTTTGGTATAAAAAAAGAAGATGAGATAAACTTAGAGTATGTGAGCGCAAACCCCACAGGACCCCTTCATCTTGGACACGGAAGAGGCGCTGTCATAGGTGATGTGCTTTATAGGTTGTTTAGATTTTTTGATATAAAAGTAGATAGAGAATACTACATAAACGATGCAGGCAATCAGGTAAACTTACTGGCAAAAAGTGTAATGCATTATATAAACCAGGATTTATACCCATTTCCAGAAGATGGCTATAAAGGAGATTATATAAAAGATATAGCAGAGGCATTTTTAAAAGAGCATAACAAAAGCGACATAAACCTAGAAAGCGTCAAAGATTTTGCCATATCAAAGATGATGGAAGATATAAAGAATACGTTGAAGATTTTAAATGTAGAGTTTGATATATATTTTAGTGAAAAGACCCTAAAAGATAAGGTAGAAAAAGTTTTAGAGCTTTTAAAAGAGAAAAATCTTATAGAAGAAAAAGATGGGGCTATTTGGTTTAAATCAAAAGATGAAGACAAAGATAGAGTGCTAAGAAAAAGCGATGGGTCTTATACATACTTTGCTTCTGATATAGCTTATCATCTTGACAAATACCAAAGAGGATACAAAAAAGCTATAGACCTATGGGGAGCAGATCATCATGGATATATACCACGTTTAAAAGCAGCTTTGGAAGCTCTTGATATACCACAAGATTGGCTTAGTGTGGAGCTTTTCCAAATCGTAAAGCTTTTTGAAAACGGTCAAGAAGTAAGGATGTCAAAACGCACCGGCAAGATGCTAAAGCTAATAGATGTAATAGAGGATATAGGAGCAGATAATCTAAGGTTTATGTTCTTAACCAAAAAAGCCGATACACCCCTTGATATAGATATAAATTTAGTAAAAGCCCAAAACTCTGAAAACCCAGTGTTTTATGTGCAATACGCTTATGCAAGGACTATGGGTATAAAAAGACAGCTAAAAGAGCCCTTTGTATTTGGCTTTTACAAGGATAAATATACATACGAAGAAGAGGAGTTAGATCTTATAAAACGAATTCTTTCTTCAAAGGACGTGCTTTTTGAAGGAGTTATCAAAAAAGACCCAAGCTTGGTGGTAAAGCTCTCTCTTGATATAGCTAAAAGCTTCCATAAATTTTACAACACACACAAAGTAATCACTTCAGATGAAATCACCACAAAAAAACGTATATCCTTAGTTTATGCCACTCAAAAGATATTTGATATTATATTTGATATTTTGAATATAAAAGCCCCAGAGATGATGTAA